In the Triticum aestivum cultivar Chinese Spring chromosome 2B, IWGSC CS RefSeq v2.1, whole genome shotgun sequence genome, ACTTGTTATCTAGTACCTTGTAACTTGCATCGTTCAAATATGAAAAACCCAAAATTCAAAGGCCGCACCCTAGAATATCAAAGCCCTAATTTGGTTATTTAAAAATGTTACACTACACATTATCATGAGTCCACATTTATAACCCATATTGCCAACAAAATACTCTGATTTCATACTTAAAATCCTACTCTCCATCATATTTTTCCAGATGTCTATATATAGTAGACATTTATAACATACTTCAAAAAGATTTACCCGAGGGAGTATAAATACCGCACCTTTAGCCCAGGCTAAACAAAAGCAAAGTGAGAGAAGTCATCTACAACATTATTTACAAATAGAGAGGGGAAAAGAGGATGGAGAAGATAGGGGAATTGAATAGCATTCTTGTTCATGTGTACCGCACAAACTTCATCCACCTAGCCTTCGTGCTCCTGTATCCTCCAGACCCCCCTGAAACCCTAACCACCTTTCCTGACTAAATATTTCCATCGTTCTCATATTCGGGCGGCACGCGAACTCCTCTTTGGTCCCTTGATGGCGCCAGGGGGTGCAGATGGAAATAGGGCGATGGTTGCTCGACATCGGAGCATGCTTCGTCTCGTACCTAGAGTCCAATAGTGGGGTTCTTTTGTTACTCGAGGTGAGCATACCGACAAACTTGAACATCCGCCCTGGCTTTGCCTATTATCATTATTCTTACATCCACCAGTTTTTACTTTCTAGATGAAGGTAGAGGTATGTTGCCCCGGGGCCCTATATAGAACCGATGCACAAAGCCACAAAAAAGTGCCTAGTTTTGGTTAGGTAGTCACAAAGACGGGGTTACCCATGCTAATATCTATTGTTAATCTTTATATGTACTTTGTAGTCTACCCTTGCTAAGTTACTCATGTAACTTGGGTTGCAAGAAGTGGTTGCTATTTTGATTGATATAATCCTAGATTTGTTGCAGACATCTGGTTGTCCAGGGTGGTCCAGCCGTCGCCTGAGAGTATGACAATGCTCTTCAACCCATGACGAATGCTTTCATTAGAATGGATCTACTAAACCACCCTCACTTGGGCGGCTTTAATTGGTATCGTCAGTTGCTTAACAAAGATTACCAGGGTCTTCGCACTAGAGGTCCCATGTGAGGATGAGGGTGAGTCTTCTTCTCATGTTGAAATAGCGTGGACCACATGCACCTTCCCTTCTTGTTTACGTGGCTTCAGGTGTGTTTACACTAGTTGTGAACACTTTCTGTAAGTTGGTGTTTGCAAAGAGGGGTTTGATGCTTGAGCCCATTGCTATGGTCATGTCATTTTTTATGTTAGATCTTGACTGTGATGACATCAAGACAAATAATGTGACTTTTGCAATGGTTCTGAGCACCGAAACCCTCTTTGCAACAAGGGGCCTTACATATCATTCAATTTGGTGAAAGAATTTATAACAACCGTATTCACTTTCTCGAGCCATGTAAATAAGAAGGTTAATCACGTGTAGTGTAGACGGCATCGTTTTTATCGTGAGAGAAAGACTCGCCTTGATATCCAATCTTACACGGCACGCGAGTCATCATCCTAAAGCTATGCATTGGTcataccctcacgagtcacgaGGGTGTTCTAGTGGATCCATTTTGTAATAATCACAGCAAAGCAATAGCCAAGAATGTGACATCACGTGTGATCCTTTTCATGGATCATCTGTTGATAGCGAGTGAATGCCTTTCAACATCACCGTCGCTCAATGCCGGCAAATCAAATCAGAAAATCATCACGGCCTTTCCCTTTCCCTTCCACTTCCTCTCGGAGATTCCCATTCTCTGATGAACTCCGGCGTCTGTGTCTGCACAATGCCCTGACTTTTCGAGGACACAAGCGTTTCTTCTCGTTAGTGTAGAAACAATTTGCGACTTGCGAGTCGAAGTCAAACCAAACACCGGGAGACCCGTCGAACACTTCGCCTCGTGCTCAGCTACTGCTAGCCAGTCAGCTCACCAAGAAAATATACGCATCTCGTGCTCGTCGGCCTCTCCCGGCGGCCAACCGCCCGGTCGCCGCGGCTCGCATTCCTGCCGCGCGGTTTCCGGTGGCTTCGCCGCAGATCCCCAAGAAGCCTCGGAAGAAATTGTTCCTCGAGGGCTGCTGTTCCTATGATGGATCCCGACGCCAAGGAGGGCGGGCCACTCGAAGAAGCTGGCGGCGCCGGTGCCGAGAGTGGTCCCCGCGACGGCGGCGCTGAATGCGGCGTCGCCTCTCCCTTCCGCTGGCTGCGGCGGCTCTCCCGCGAGCTGCACTGGAGCTTCGTGCTCGCCGTCTTCGCCGTCTACGGGGCCTGCCAGGGCGTGGGCAACGCCGTCGGGGTGGTCGCCGCCTCGTACTACAGCAAGGACGTGCTGCGCCTCCAGCCGTCAGCGGCGCAGTTCTACCAGGGCATCGTCGACTCGCCGTGGGTCGTCAAGCCCATCTGGGGCCTGCTCACCGACGTCGTGCCCGTCGCCGGGTACCGCCGCCGCCCCTACTTCCTTCTCGCAGGTGAAAAGATTGGGGATCTCTTCTTGattccaccacacacacacacagacacacacacacacacacacacacacacacacaggcagACTCAACATCATTTTCAGGGTTGGCATCCTGATGCTCTGTGTTCTGAGGTTAATGCAGGCGTGATTGGCGCCACATCTATGCTTATGATTTCCCTGCAAAGCAATCTGGGGCTCATACCGGCGGTTCTAGCCCTCACGGCGCAGAGCGCAGGCGCGGCGATAGCCGACGTGACGCTGGACGCCCTGGTTGCGCAGAACAGCATAACAcacccgcccctcgccgccgacaTGCAGAGCCTGTGTGGGTTCTGCTCCTCATTTGGGTCATTGATTGGGTACTCCATCAGCGGCCTTCTTGTCCACTCCATGGGAGCCCAGGTCCGTTGGGTCTCCTGTTAAgctagcatatactccctccgttccaaaatagatgactctagtcatctattttggaacggagggagtatatgctatcAATCCTTGTTCCTCACATGCCGCAGCATGCGAATTCGATGTTCTCGGAGAATGATATGTCTTGTGCTTGTTGTTTGAAGGGGGCTCTTGGCTTGTTGAGCATCCCCTCAGCACTGGTGTTCTCAGCTGGGATTCTGCTGAAGGAGAGCCGAGTGACAAACTTCAGTTACAAGCAGGTCAGACAGCACACTCAACCTTTTTGTTGGGTTGAATTGCTGAATGCAGTCTTTGCACACTAATGACATTTAAGGCCTTTGCTAAATCAGGTTCATAAGAAGTTCTACAAAGCAATTCAGTCAATGGGGACAACACTGAAGTGCCCTGAAGTCTGGCGGCCGTGTTTGTACATATATGTTTCGCTCAATCTAAGCCTGGACATCCAAGGAGGAATGTTCTACTGGTACACAGATCGACTAACTGGACCAGGGTTTTCTGAGGTGTGCACATATCATCATCACAGACTAGGAATCTAAAAGGATAAAAACATGGCATTAATGGTTAAATCTCTATAGGCAGGTGGTGTTTCAAACAGATGCCTGGCCACTTTGATACCACATAATTTCTTTATGTAGGATCCATAAGTAGATGGACATGGTATTTGTGCACTATATCTTAATATAGCTAAAGCAATGTAAATTCAAATTCAACTAATAAGCTTCTGAAGATGGCATGCCAATCTGCTCAAATGTTCCAAAATAGCAGTCCCAATCAGATCCTAACCAAACTTGCATGGATGTGCTATAGGTTACACTGAGATTTATGATACTCAATTGTTGCCAAAGAAACTCATGGAACATTTGCATTGTCACAGGAATTTATTGGTGTAATCTATGCAGTCGGTGCAGTGGGTTCACTACTCGGGGTTGTGCTATACCAAAGTGCTCTGAAGGACTACAATTTCCGCAGCATGCTTTTATGGGGTCAGGTGCTGTCAAGCCTGACAGGGATGCTTGATCTAGCGCTAGTGACCCGACTAAACACGAAGGTCGGCATACCAGACTACGTTTTCGCGGTGATCGACTGCGGCGTTTCTGTAATGGTCGGCAAGCTTCAGTGGATGCCGGTTCTCGTGCTTTGCTCCAAGCTTTGCCCTCCGGGCATCGAAGGAACCTTCTATGCACTGCTCATGTCAATACAAAATGTGGGGCTGCTTATGTCTGCCTGGTGGGGTGGCCTGCTGCTGCACACGCTGAATGTGACTCGATCGGAGTTCAGTAACCTTTGGGCGGTTGTGTTGATCAGAAACGTCTCGAGGCTGCTTCCGCTGATGCTGCTGTTTCTTGTCCCTCAAAGCGACCAGAACTCGACGCTCCTTCCTGCGGAGATGCTTCACGATGACGAACCTACAGAAGCTGTCAAGGATGGATCGGGCAGCGCTCAGTTTTCCGTCGTTGTTGCGGATGATTCAAGTTGTCATCCTTCCATTGAGGATGTTCAAGATGAGAGAATCAAAGTGACTGATGATGTAGGAGATGATGTAGAGCTGATGCCACTGATGAACAAGACTAGAACAGTTGGGTGATCATCTCATTCGTAAGAGGGTTGATTCATGATCCATTTACGCCCTGGCCTTCTGATTATACGTTTCGGTAGCTGTCTAGCAAGATAATGTTTGCTACAAAAGTAATGTACACAATTTCTGTTTATCTGTATTTTGTATAGGTAGAAGCAGCCGAGTAGCAAGTGAAGCATacattttcttctttcttttcttaatGTAGAACAAGATAGAATAATACAATATCAATCCATTCAATCATGTATTGAGCAGTTCCTTTGCCTATTCAATGTTTCTTCCCCATTCCCTTCAGTTGAGTTAAAACCTGTAACTTTCACCATGGTTATGGTTGAAATGTTTGGCGTTTTGAGAATATTGTTCTTTGTGGGTGTGAAGTGCTAGTATTTCAGTACACGTGGTACTCTATTCTAAACTCCCCACTCCCCAGGGCATGTGTTTTACCAACCCTGTGTATCACAGGCACGAGCAGAATGTAATGGTGAAAACCGTCTTTTCTTTACCTCATTTTGGATGGTAGAGTTGACGGTGAAAAACCGAAGTACAGATCTAGCATATGTTATGTGGGACAATTGACATTGCATAACAGCATAAGAGTTTCTATCTTGAGACACGAGTTCCTCTGCCAAGTTCATTGACCCGTTGGGGCCAGGGAGGGCCTTGAATAACTGAAATTTGAATGAGGACAAAGTGTTGTCAAATTTGAAGACAAAGTGATCACTTTATTATCATACTAATCGCTCATCCGTTCATGGCCAGACACACACAGGCAAGCCTTTCATTTATACTACAGTGTCACGTCAGAAATGGCAGATAGCAAATCGATCATCTTCTCTCTTACAATTAGCACATGAACCCTAGATCTCTCACACCAACCCGAAACTACAGACAACCGGCAGATACCACCTTGTACACTTGCTTCTGTTAATCAGAACCAGCGGCTGGCTACTGCCGTGCCTGGTTCTTGAGGTGCTGGAACATCTTCTGTTTTATCCACTGCCTGTCATATGGCAGAAAAGCTTGAAGTTGATGATCATACCTGCAGTGGCAGACCAAAGTATGGTTAGTTGTTTTGCTTTTGTGATTCAACGCTCTGAAAGTTAATGTGAAATTGTACTCACACTAGGGCACTGATGTCCGCTAGTCCATCGATGAAATTGTACAGGTCGGTGATGTCATAAGTGAAGTTCCTGGCCATCGGGTTGATATCCATGATTTTCTTTTCATAACGAGCACAGATACCTGTCGTTTAGAAAAGCGCCCTGTTAGCCGTATTAAGGTCTACAAAGACAGTAGCTGAAGAAATGAACGCAAATACGCAGAACTTGCTTTAATCAAAGAAAAGCATCTGGTTGTCCATATGAAGATCTACAATGACGGTAGGTAAAGAAATGAACGCAAATAAATGCAGTTGCAGTGCAGATACGGTTTTTCTGTACCTACTGCATTCCAGGAACCCACCAGTTGTGCGGTGCTTAGCTCATGGGTGATATGGGGAGGTTCCTAGCTGGAGTTAATGATGATCTTTTTGAAGTAGGTAACATTTCAAAGGGGAGATATTTCCTTAGCATGTTACTGTTCCAAGGGGATACCCTGAGGCCACGCTTGGTATCGGTGTAATTTAATACGGGGGTACTAAATTTATAAGTGTGTCTTACCGGACACAAGTGTTTTCCGGCTGGAAACAAAACCGGTGGGTGCCTACGTGTATTTTTTACAGGTGTATTTAAAAGAAAAACGGCAATCCAAACAGGGCCTGAAGAAAATGGGAGCTAATTGTGGTGTATGGTCCTGCTGATCAGTTTNNNNNNNNNNNNNNNNNNNNNNNNNNNNNNNNNNNNNNNNNNNNNNNNNNNNNNNNNNNNNNNNNNNNNNNNNNNNNNNNNNNNNNNNNNNNNNNNNNNNNNNNNNNNNNNNNNNNNNNNNNNNNNNNNNNNNNNNNNNNNNNNNNNNNNNNNNNNNNNNNNNNNNNNNNNNNNNNNNNNNNNNNNNNNNNNNNNNNNNNNNNNNNNNNNNNNNNNNNNNNNNNNNNNNNNNNNNNNNNNNNNNNNNNNNNNNNNNNNNNNNNNNNNNNNNNNNNNNNNNNNNNNNNNNNNNNNNNNNNNNNNNNNNNNNNNNNNNNNAATCTTATTAGAGGGGCTCATGAAAAAACTCAGGCAATATCAATCAGAGATGGCAGCATGCTTGTATTGCTAATTTGAATGTGATAGTTATCTAGGGGAAAAGCTAGATTTACTTGGACTGACAAGCAATTAGATTATGTTAGATGTGTGCTGGATAGAGTGCTGATATCTTGTGATTAGGAGCCATGTTTACCCTTTGTAACTTGCAAGCTGTGACCAGAATTGGTTCCCTTTACCTTGATCTTCTAAGTTAGATGGCCACAAAAGGTTCTTTGAAAAACAATGGCTACCAGAGGAGGGATTTAAAGATTGAGTAATTTATAAATGGGAAGAATTCTTAAATCGGCTACATAGGAGGTGGAATGCGTTGGATGACTGGAACTTCTGTTCTATTGAGCTTAGAAAATTTCTGACGGATTGGAAGCTAATTTTGGGAGAGAAGTAAGAGTTAAGAAAGATAGTGT is a window encoding:
- the LOC123045921 gene encoding probable folate-biopterin transporter 2, with protein sequence MMDPDAKEGGPLEEAGGAGAESGPRDGGAECGVASPFRWLRRLSRELHWSFVLAVFAVYGACQGVGNAVGVVAASYYSKDVLRLQPSAAQFYQGIVDSPWVVKPIWGLLTDVVPVAGYRRRPYFLLAGVIGATSMLMISLQSNLGLIPAVLALTAQSAGAAIADVTLDALVAQNSITHPPLAADMQSLCGFCSSFGSLIGYSISGLLVHSMGAQGALGLLSIPSALVFSAGILLKESRVTNFSYKQVHKKFYKAIQSMGTTLKCPEVWRPCLYIYVSLNLSLDIQGGMFYWYTDRLTGPGFSEEFIGVIYAVGAVGSLLGVVLYQSALKDYNFRSMLLWGQVLSSLTGMLDLALVTRLNTKVGIPDYVFAVIDCGVSVMVGKLQWMPVLVLCSKLCPPGIEGTFYALLMSIQNVGLLMSAWWGGLLLHTLNVTRSEFSNLWAVVLIRNVSRLLPLMLLFLVPQSDQNSTLLPAEMLHDDEPTEAVKDGSGSAQFSVVVADDSSCHPSIEDVQDERIKVTDDVGDDVELMPLMNKTRTVG